Proteins found in one Micromonospora sp. WMMD1082 genomic segment:
- a CDS encoding MFS transporter: MPSTLSVLTRNRSFRNLFLAELVVFGADWFVMVPLLVLLPKLTGSGVWGALVLAVDTGIVALLLPYTGTIADRFDRRKIMIVSNVAALVGVLLLLGVRGAGTAWLALLGIGVVALAKAFYSPAAQAALPNVLEPEELAAGNAVAGSAWGTMTVVGASLGGVLSAAAGPYVCFWAGAVALVVAAGLATLIRRPLQAPRERGTAVPQTWAAIREALGYIGHRPRVLALVTVKSAVGLGNGVLTVFPLLAGVYGVGALGAGLLFAVRGAGALVGPILMRRVLTNRAWLLPGLALSMSVYGLAYLGTSVVAWFPLVLVLVFVAHFAGGSNWVMSNFALQGEVPDRLRGRVFATDMMLATLAISVSQLVVAAVVDVVDERVVLAGCGLVTLAYAVGWRLATRHLSLTEADPGTPGEGAQLRGTAATPRATTVP, translated from the coding sequence GTGCCGTCCACCCTCTCGGTCCTCACCCGCAACCGGAGCTTCCGCAATCTCTTCCTGGCCGAGCTGGTGGTCTTCGGCGCCGACTGGTTCGTCATGGTGCCGCTGCTCGTCCTGCTGCCGAAGCTGACCGGCAGCGGGGTGTGGGGCGCCCTGGTGCTCGCGGTGGACACCGGCATCGTGGCGCTGCTGCTGCCGTACACCGGCACCATCGCGGACCGCTTCGACCGTCGCAAGATCATGATCGTCTCGAACGTCGCCGCGCTGGTCGGGGTCCTGCTCCTGCTCGGCGTACGCGGTGCCGGGACGGCCTGGCTGGCGCTGCTCGGCATCGGCGTGGTCGCGCTGGCCAAGGCGTTCTACTCCCCGGCGGCGCAGGCCGCCCTGCCGAACGTGCTCGAACCGGAGGAACTGGCCGCGGGCAACGCGGTCGCCGGATCGGCGTGGGGCACCATGACCGTCGTCGGGGCGTCGCTCGGCGGCGTGCTCAGTGCCGCGGCCGGGCCGTACGTGTGCTTCTGGGCGGGTGCGGTGGCGCTGGTGGTCGCCGCGGGCCTGGCCACACTCATCCGCCGCCCGTTGCAGGCGCCGCGCGAGCGGGGCACGGCGGTGCCGCAGACCTGGGCGGCCATCCGCGAGGCGCTGGGCTACATCGGGCACCGCCCACGGGTGCTGGCGTTGGTGACGGTCAAGTCGGCGGTGGGGCTCGGCAACGGCGTGCTGACCGTCTTCCCGCTGCTCGCCGGGGTGTACGGCGTCGGCGCGCTCGGCGCCGGCCTGCTGTTCGCGGTACGCGGTGCCGGCGCGCTGGTCGGCCCGATCCTGATGCGCCGGGTGCTGACCAACCGGGCCTGGTTGCTGCCCGGCCTGGCACTGTCCATGTCGGTGTACGGCCTGGCCTACCTCGGCACCTCGGTGGTGGCCTGGTTCCCGCTGGTGCTCGTGCTGGTCTTCGTGGCGCACTTCGCCGGCGGCAGCAACTGGGTGATGTCGAACTTCGCGTTGCAGGGCGAGGTGCCGGACCGGCTGCGGGGCCGGGTCTTCGCCACCGACATGATGCTGGCGACCCTGGCGATCTCCGTCAGCCAACTCGTGGTGGCGGCGGTGGTGGACGTGGTGGACGAGCGGGTGGTGCTGGCCGGCTGCGGACTGGTCACCCTGGCCTACGCGGTCGGCTGGCGGCTCGCCACCCGGCACCTCTCGCTCACCGAGGCGGATCCCGGCACGCCCGGCGAAGGCGCACAGCTCCGGGGGACGGCCGCCACGCCACGGGCCACCACCGTGCCGTAG
- a CDS encoding TetR/AcrR family transcriptional regulator — MVTTEESGSRVRTRQAILQAAIEVLSRNPAASLSEIAAAAHVGRTTLHRYFAERSDLLAGVVAEGVARLNRATARARLDEGSGAEALHRLCAEYFDLGDLLSLIFAEPQLVNDPAWATEVCDDDFHTVVTRGHADGSIDPALPATWLQSVLWSQLYAGWSYLAEHDVSRHEVLGLVTRTIAGAVAPRR; from the coding sequence GTGGTGACTACCGAGGAGAGCGGCAGCCGGGTACGGACCCGGCAGGCCATCCTGCAGGCGGCGATCGAGGTGCTGAGCCGCAACCCGGCCGCCAGCCTGAGCGAGATCGCCGCCGCCGCACACGTCGGCCGGACCACCCTGCACCGCTACTTCGCCGAACGGTCGGACCTGCTCGCCGGCGTGGTCGCCGAGGGCGTCGCCCGGCTGAACCGGGCGACCGCCCGCGCCCGCCTCGACGAGGGCAGCGGCGCGGAGGCCCTGCACCGGCTCTGCGCCGAGTACTTCGACCTCGGCGACCTGCTCTCGCTGATCTTCGCCGAGCCGCAGCTGGTCAACGACCCGGCGTGGGCCACGGAGGTCTGCGACGACGACTTCCACACCGTGGTGACCCGGGGGCACGCCGACGGCAGCATCGACCCGGCGCTGCCCGCGACCTGGTTGCAGTCCGTCCTCTGGTCACAGTTGTACGCCGGCTGGAGCTACCTGGCCGAGCACGACGTGTCCCGCCACGAGGTGCTCGGCCTGGTCACCCGCACGATCGCCGGCGCGGTCGCCCCGCGCCGCTGA
- a CDS encoding ABC transporter ATP-binding protein: MTAIVAPAPTDPPPTAQRARTGLLLAYLRPHWPAMLLGLLLGLVANAAGLATPLVTKWVLDTLGAGGSLGRPVTVLLVLVVVGAAISLWQWVLMGGVAERVVLDARSGVIRRYFAARIEQLTRRPSGELVTRATSDPGLLHEASGSLVGLINGAVALVGTLVLMGTLDLVLLGTTLVAVVAVAVLMGLLLPSIGRAQEAAQESVGRLGGALEGSLRAIRTVKASRAEQRQAALITTHAEDSARHGIHAARRAAVVWTISWTGIQLAVIVILGFGAARAGQGLIEVSTLIAFLLYAFQLMGPISELTQNMTAMQAGIAAAGRLREIEAIAVEPGASTASAPSDHAAPAGVSAPGGAVLAFRGVTARYAPGAPPAVRDIDLEIPRLGHTAIVGPSGAGKTTLFSLMLRFLEPEQGRLLLDGRPYPDHTPGEIRGRLAYVEQEAPVVPGTVGDNLRFTHPDATDEELWAALRAVDLHEKVRSLDLGLDTPLTATNVSGGERQRIALARAVLRTPDVLLLDEATSQVDGLTEAAVGRCVRQRAAAGAVVTIAHRLSTVLDADQIVVMDRGRIRAVGDHAALLRTDELYRDLVTSLRIGTTETPPAPEVGGSTGSGRLLVPLDRLPQE, encoded by the coding sequence GTGACTGCGATCGTTGCTCCCGCCCCGACCGACCCTCCGCCGACCGCCCAACGGGCCCGCACCGGCCTGCTGCTGGCGTACCTGCGGCCGCACTGGCCGGCCATGCTGCTCGGGCTGCTGCTCGGGCTCGTGGCCAACGCCGCCGGGCTGGCCACCCCGCTGGTGACCAAGTGGGTGCTGGACACCCTCGGCGCCGGTGGCTCGTTGGGGCGCCCGGTCACCGTGCTGCTCGTCCTCGTCGTGGTCGGCGCCGCCATCTCGCTGTGGCAGTGGGTACTGATGGGGGGCGTCGCCGAGCGGGTGGTCCTCGACGCACGGTCCGGGGTGATCCGCCGCTACTTCGCGGCCCGGATCGAGCAGCTCACCCGCCGGCCCAGCGGTGAACTGGTCACCCGGGCCACCTCCGACCCGGGGCTGCTGCACGAGGCGTCCGGCAGCCTCGTCGGCCTGATCAACGGCGCGGTGGCGCTGGTCGGGACGCTCGTGCTGATGGGCACGCTGGACCTGGTGCTGCTGGGCACCACCCTGGTCGCGGTGGTCGCCGTCGCGGTGCTGATGGGGCTGCTGCTGCCGTCGATCGGGCGGGCCCAGGAGGCGGCGCAGGAATCGGTCGGGCGCCTCGGCGGGGCGCTGGAGGGCTCGCTGCGTGCCATCCGGACGGTCAAGGCCAGCCGCGCCGAGCAACGCCAGGCGGCCCTGATCACCACGCACGCCGAGGACTCGGCGCGGCACGGCATCCATGCCGCCCGGCGGGCCGCGGTGGTCTGGACCATCTCCTGGACCGGCATCCAGCTCGCGGTGATCGTCATCCTCGGCTTCGGCGCGGCGCGGGCCGGGCAGGGCCTGATCGAGGTCTCCACGCTGATCGCGTTCCTGCTCTACGCCTTCCAGTTGATGGGGCCGATCAGCGAGCTGACCCAGAACATGACCGCCATGCAGGCCGGCATCGCGGCGGCGGGCCGGCTGCGGGAGATCGAGGCCATCGCGGTCGAGCCCGGTGCGTCGACGGCCTCCGCACCGTCCGACCACGCGGCACCGGCCGGCGTTTCCGCCCCCGGCGGTGCCGTACTGGCCTTCCGGGGCGTCACCGCACGGTACGCACCGGGGGCGCCACCCGCCGTGCGGGACATCGACCTGGAGATCCCCCGCCTCGGCCACACCGCGATCGTCGGACCCTCCGGCGCGGGCAAGACCACCCTCTTCTCGCTGATGCTGCGCTTCCTCGAACCGGAGCAGGGTCGGCTGCTGCTCGACGGCCGCCCCTATCCGGACCACACGCCCGGGGAGATCCGTGGCCGGCTCGCCTACGTCGAGCAGGAGGCGCCGGTGGTGCCGGGCACCGTCGGCGACAACCTGCGCTTCACCCATCCGGACGCCACCGACGAGGAACTCTGGGCCGCGCTGCGCGCGGTCGACCTGCACGAGAAGGTGCGCTCGCTCGACCTCGGGCTGGACACGCCGCTGACCGCCACCAACGTCTCCGGCGGCGAGCGGCAGCGCATCGCGCTGGCCCGGGCCGTGCTGCGTACCCCGGACGTGCTGCTGCTCGACGAGGCCACCTCCCAGGTCGACGGGCTGACCGAGGCGGCGGTGGGGCGGTGCGTCCGGCAGCGGGCTGCGGCGGGTGCGGTGGTGACGATCGCCCACCGGCTCTCCACCGTGCTCGACGCCGACCAGATCGTCGTGATGGACCGCGGCCGGATCCGCGCCGTCGGCGACCATGCGGCCCTGCTGCGCACCGATGAGCTGTACCGCGACCTGGTGACATCGCTGCGTATCGGCACCACCGAGACCCCGCCCGCCCCGGAGGTCGGTGGGTCGACGGGGTCGGGCAGACTGCTCGTACCCCTCGACCGTCTCCCCCAGGAGTGA
- a CDS encoding efflux RND transporter permease subunit, with protein sequence MSLLARFSLANRGLVALIAVVTTAFGVYAVPSLKQQLLPSLEFPAAFIVAQYPGAAPEVVESQVAEPIENSLRGIAGLDTVISTSREGLTTIQVQYEFGTDLDDVVSKMQTALNRAQLPDGVEPQVIAGSTDDLPAVVLAATGDGDERALAGKLRDTVVPELAAIPGVRSAELTGVRDDLVVITPDPAKLAKAKVPPTAIGTALRANGVAVPAGAVLDGERTLPVQVGAPLATLEDLRGVVVAPPAGKAGPVRLGDVATVSEQLAPATAITRTNGRESLGIAVTADPDGNAVEISHAVADRLADLRAATGTELTVVLDQAPFVEKSIKTLSTEGLLGLIMAVVVILVFLLSVRSTVVTAVSIPLSVVVALIALWIGDYSLNLLTLGALTVAVGRVVDDSIVVLENIKRHLTYGGPKRESILTAVREVAGAVTASTLTTVAVFAPIALVGGFVGQLFAPFAITVTVALLASLLVSLTVVPVLAYWFLKPVTGATDGAAIRRAAEERELRSPLQRAYLPVIRFATGRRAFRWATLAAGLLVLVGTVGLARQLETNFLDDSGQDTLNVRQELPVGTGLAGTDAAARRVEAVLAGTPGIESYQVTAGGGDTPWAGTAGNNVANYALRLGGETDAKAMRGVLRERFAALGQEAGEITFPAGQGGASANELAVVVRAADPAALADAVRQAETALAGIRGVEDVSTTLADRVPRVDVTVDRVAASRAGLTEAAVGQLVSQAFRGTPLGQVTLDGGARDVVLRLSATPPVTVDDLRSLPVGPVKLDDIADVTETTGPQQVRRIDGERSASVTGTVTGSDLGAISAELQSRLDAIAVPGATLTLDGVSAEQRETFADLGLAVLAAIAIVFLIMMATFRSVVQALILLVSIPFAATGAVALLLATGTTLSVPALIGVLMLVGIVVTNAIVLLDLVNQYRAQGMSVREAVVEGGRHRLRPILMTAIATIFALTPMAFGLTGEGGFISRPLAIVVIGGLLSSTLLTLILVPTLYAMVEDTKVSVRGRFRPRSGDAPEDERRDVEGTGAGAAGPATAADRVPVGAGIGAATTDAGRPESRPVPAAPSGALIEGTDQFEVLRLPRSRNSPIPPGE encoded by the coding sequence ATGTCGCTGCTCGCCAGATTCAGCCTCGCCAACCGAGGGTTGGTAGCCCTCATCGCGGTCGTGACCACGGCGTTCGGTGTCTACGCCGTGCCGTCGCTGAAGCAGCAACTCCTACCGTCATTGGAGTTCCCCGCCGCTTTCATCGTGGCCCAGTACCCCGGCGCCGCGCCGGAGGTCGTCGAGTCCCAGGTCGCCGAGCCGATCGAGAACAGCCTGCGGGGCATCGCGGGCCTCGACACGGTGATCTCGACATCCCGGGAGGGTCTGACCACCATCCAGGTGCAGTACGAGTTCGGTACCGACCTGGACGACGTGGTCAGCAAGATGCAGACCGCGCTAAACCGCGCCCAGTTGCCCGACGGCGTGGAGCCGCAGGTGATCGCGGGAAGCACCGACGACCTGCCGGCCGTGGTGCTCGCCGCGACCGGAGACGGTGACGAGCGGGCGCTCGCCGGAAAGCTGCGCGACACGGTGGTGCCGGAGCTGGCGGCGATCCCGGGCGTCCGCAGCGCCGAGCTGACCGGCGTGCGGGACGACCTCGTGGTGATCACGCCGGACCCGGCCAAGCTGGCGAAGGCGAAGGTGCCGCCGACGGCCATCGGCACCGCGCTCAGGGCCAACGGCGTGGCGGTGCCGGCCGGCGCCGTGCTCGACGGCGAGCGCACCCTGCCGGTGCAGGTCGGCGCCCCACTGGCCACCCTGGAGGACCTGCGCGGGGTGGTGGTCGCGCCGCCCGCCGGCAAGGCCGGCCCGGTCCGCCTCGGCGACGTCGCCACGGTTTCCGAGCAGCTCGCCCCGGCCACCGCGATCACCCGTACCAACGGTCGGGAGAGCCTCGGCATCGCGGTCACCGCGGACCCGGACGGCAACGCGGTGGAGATCTCACACGCGGTCGCCGACCGGCTCGCCGACCTGCGGGCCGCCACCGGCACCGAGCTGACCGTCGTGCTCGACCAGGCGCCCTTCGTGGAGAAGTCCATCAAGACGCTGAGCACCGAGGGGCTGCTCGGTCTGATCATGGCCGTGGTGGTCATCCTGGTGTTCCTGCTGTCGGTGCGCTCCACGGTGGTCACCGCGGTCTCCATCCCGCTGTCGGTGGTGGTCGCGTTGATCGCCCTCTGGATCGGTGACTACTCGCTCAACCTGCTCACCCTCGGTGCGCTGACGGTCGCGGTCGGCCGGGTGGTGGACGACTCGATCGTCGTGCTGGAGAACATCAAGCGCCACCTGACGTACGGCGGGCCGAAGCGGGAGTCCATCCTCACGGCCGTCCGTGAGGTGGCCGGCGCGGTCACCGCGTCGACGTTGACCACGGTGGCCGTCTTCGCCCCGATCGCGCTGGTCGGCGGCTTCGTCGGTCAGCTGTTCGCGCCCTTCGCGATCACGGTCACCGTGGCGCTGCTCGCCTCGCTGCTGGTGTCGCTGACGGTGGTCCCGGTGCTCGCGTACTGGTTCCTCAAGCCGGTGACCGGCGCGACCGACGGAGCCGCGATCCGCCGGGCCGCGGAGGAGCGCGAGCTGCGCAGCCCGCTGCAGCGGGCGTACCTGCCGGTGATCCGGTTCGCCACCGGGCGGCGGGCGTTCCGCTGGGCGACCCTGGCGGCGGGCCTGCTGGTGCTGGTCGGCACCGTCGGGCTGGCCCGCCAGTTGGAGACGAACTTCCTGGACGACTCCGGCCAGGACACCCTCAACGTCCGGCAGGAGCTGCCGGTGGGCACCGGGCTGGCCGGCACCGACGCGGCGGCCCGGCGGGTCGAGGCGGTGCTGGCGGGCACCCCGGGCATCGAGTCGTACCAGGTCACGGCCGGTGGCGGCGACACGCCCTGGGCCGGCACCGCCGGCAACAACGTGGCCAACTACGCGCTGCGGCTCGGCGGTGAGACCGATGCCAAGGCGATGCGCGGCGTGCTGCGGGAACGATTCGCGGCGCTCGGGCAGGAGGCCGGCGAGATCACCTTCCCGGCGGGGCAGGGCGGGGCGTCCGCCAACGAACTGGCGGTGGTCGTGCGGGCCGCCGACCCGGCGGCACTGGCCGACGCGGTGCGGCAGGCCGAGACGGCGCTGGCCGGCATCCGGGGCGTCGAGGACGTCTCGACCACCCTGGCCGACCGGGTACCGCGTGTCGACGTGACCGTCGACCGGGTCGCCGCCAGCCGGGCCGGGCTCACCGAGGCCGCCGTCGGGCAGCTGGTGTCGCAGGCGTTCCGGGGTACGCCCCTGGGCCAGGTGACCCTCGACGGCGGTGCCCGGGACGTGGTGCTGCGACTGTCGGCGACGCCGCCGGTCACGGTGGACGACCTGCGGTCGCTGCCGGTCGGCCCGGTGAAGCTGGACGACATCGCGGACGTCACGGAGACCACCGGGCCGCAGCAGGTGCGGCGGATCGACGGCGAGCGCAGCGCCTCGGTGACCGGCACGGTCACCGGATCCGACCTGGGCGCGATCAGCGCCGAGCTGCAGAGTCGACTCGACGCGATCGCCGTACCGGGCGCCACCCTCACCCTGGACGGCGTCAGCGCCGAGCAGCGGGAGACCTTCGCCGACCTGGGCCTGGCCGTGCTGGCCGCGATCGCGATCGTCTTCCTGATCATGATGGCGACGTTCCGCAGCGTGGTCCAGGCGTTGATCCTGCTGGTCTCCATCCCGTTCGCGGCCACCGGCGCGGTCGCCCTGCTGCTGGCCACCGGCACGACGCTGAGCGTGCCGGCGCTGATCGGCGTGCTCATGCTGGTCGGCATCGTGGTGACCAACGCGATCGTGCTGCTGGATCTGGTCAATCAGTACCGCGCCCAGGGCATGAGCGTCCGGGAGGCGGTGGTCGAGGGCGGGCGGCACCGGCTGCGGCCGATCCTGATGACCGCGATCGCCACCATCTTCGCGCTGACGCCGATGGCCTTCGGGCTCACCGGCGAGGGCGGCTTCATCTCCCGGCCGCTGGCGATCGTGGTGATCGGCGGACTGCTCAGCTCCACCCTGCTCACGCTGATCCTGGTGCCGACGCTCTACGCCATGGTGGAGGACACCAAGGTGTCGGTGCGCGGCCGGTTCCGGCCCCGTTCCGGCGACGCGCCCGAGGACGAGCGGCGGGACGTCGAGGGGACCGGTGCGGGTGCGGCGGGGCCGGCGACGGCGGCCGATCGGGTTCCGGTGGGCGCGGGGATCGGCGCCGCCACGACGGACGCCGGTAGGCCGGAGAGCCGGCCCGTCCCGGCGGCGCCCTCCGGGGCGCTGATCGAGGGAACCGACCAGTTCGAGGTGCTCCGGCTGCCGAGGAGCCGCAACTCACCGATCCCACCCGGCGAGTAA
- the thrC gene encoding threonine synthase, giving the protein MWRGLIDAYRDRLPVTDATPVVTLHEGNTPLLPAPVLSARLGCEVYLKVEGANPTGSFKDRGMTMAVSKAVEAGNKAIICASTGNTSASAAAYAARAGVTCAVLVPQGKIALGKLAQALVHGAKLLQVNGNFDDCLALAAKLAQDYPVALVNSVNIHRLHGQKTAAFEIVEALGDAPDIHCLPVGNAGNISAYWMGYAEDLDAGNASRRPKMYGFQAAGAAPIVTGQVVAEPSTIATAIRIGNPASWTKALDARDASGGLIEAVSDREILAAYRLLAREVGVFVELGSAASVAGLLQQAAAGRVPAGSTVVCTVTGHGLKDPEWAISTAPAPVTIANDPLAAARSLDLA; this is encoded by the coding sequence ATGTGGCGTGGCCTGATCGACGCCTACCGGGACCGGCTGCCGGTCACCGATGCCACGCCCGTGGTCACCCTGCACGAGGGGAACACGCCGCTGCTTCCCGCGCCGGTGCTCTCCGCCCGGCTCGGCTGCGAGGTGTACCTGAAGGTGGAGGGCGCGAACCCCACCGGCTCGTTCAAGGACCGGGGCATGACGATGGCCGTCTCCAAGGCGGTCGAGGCCGGCAACAAGGCCATTATCTGCGCCTCCACCGGCAACACCAGCGCCTCGGCCGCCGCGTACGCGGCCCGGGCCGGGGTGACCTGCGCGGTGCTGGTGCCGCAGGGCAAGATCGCGCTGGGCAAGCTGGCCCAGGCGCTCGTGCACGGTGCCAAGCTGCTCCAGGTCAACGGCAACTTCGACGACTGCCTGGCGCTGGCCGCCAAGCTCGCCCAGGACTATCCGGTGGCCCTGGTCAACTCCGTCAACATCCACCGGCTGCACGGTCAGAAGACGGCGGCGTTCGAGATCGTCGAGGCACTCGGCGACGCACCCGACATCCACTGCCTGCCGGTGGGTAACGCCGGCAACATCTCCGCGTACTGGATGGGCTACGCGGAGGATCTCGACGCGGGCAACGCCAGCCGGCGGCCGAAGATGTACGGCTTCCAGGCGGCCGGCGCGGCACCGATCGTGACCGGGCAGGTGGTGGCCGAGCCGTCCACCATCGCCACCGCCATCCGGATCGGCAACCCGGCGAGCTGGACGAAGGCCCTGGACGCGCGGGACGCCTCCGGCGGCCTGATCGAGGCGGTCTCCGACCGGGAGATCCTGGCGGCGTACCGGCTGCTCGCCCGGGAGGTCGGTGTCTTCGTGGAACTGGGCAGCGCGGCCAGTGTCGCCGGCCTGCTCCAGCAGGCCGCGGCCGGTCGGGTGCCGGCCGGTTCCACCGTGGTCTGCACGGTCACCGGGCACGGCCTGAAGGACCCGGAGTGGGCCATCTCCACCGCCCCCGCCCCGGTCACCATCGCCAACGACCCGCTTGCCGCCGCCCGGTCCCTCGACCTCGCCTGA
- the thrB gene encoding homoserine kinase, producing MPTSFAAGPVRVRVPATSANLGPGFDALGLALALHDDVAAEVTAGGVTVSVTGEGAGDLPVDEGHLVVRAMRAAFDALGGQPPGLAVECVNRIPQARGLGSSSAAIVAGVLLARGLVTEGEHRLDDEAALRLAARIEGHPDNVAPCLLGGFTVAWTEPSGARAVSLPVADGVRPTVLVPAERGLTASARAALPATVPHGDAATNAGRAALLVHALTTQPALLLPATVDRLHQKYRAASMPATSDLVNALREVGVAAVVSGAGPTVLALSELPEGFDTGTDWQLLRLPVDVRGAQVGRGRLGHAERDPVAAGRKS from the coding sequence GTGCCGACCTCATTCGCCGCCGGTCCGGTCCGGGTCCGGGTTCCCGCCACCAGTGCGAACCTCGGACCAGGCTTCGACGCGCTGGGGCTCGCCCTCGCGCTCCACGACGACGTGGCCGCCGAGGTGACGGCGGGCGGCGTGACGGTGTCGGTGACCGGCGAGGGGGCCGGCGACCTGCCGGTCGACGAGGGGCACCTGGTGGTACGCGCCATGCGCGCGGCCTTCGACGCGCTCGGCGGGCAGCCGCCGGGGTTGGCGGTGGAGTGCGTGAACCGCATTCCGCAGGCGCGTGGCCTCGGCTCCTCGTCGGCGGCGATCGTCGCCGGGGTGCTGCTGGCCCGGGGCCTGGTGACGGAGGGGGAACACCGTCTCGACGACGAGGCGGCGCTGCGGCTGGCCGCCCGAATCGAGGGCCACCCGGACAATGTCGCGCCCTGCCTGCTCGGCGGCTTCACCGTGGCGTGGACGGAGCCCTCCGGCGCCCGGGCGGTGTCGCTGCCGGTGGCCGACGGCGTACGCCCGACGGTGCTGGTACCCGCCGAGCGGGGGCTGACCGCCTCGGCCCGTGCCGCGCTGCCGGCGACCGTGCCGCACGGTGACGCCGCGACCAACGCCGGCCGGGCGGCGCTGCTGGTGCACGCGTTGACCACGCAGCCGGCGCTGTTGCTGCCCGCCACCGTCGATCGGCTGCATCAAAAATATCGCGCGGCCTCGATGCCGGCGACGTCAGACCTGGTCAACGCGTTGCGTGAGGTCGGTGTGGCGGCCGTGGTCAGTGGGGCGGGCCCGACCGTGCTCGCCCTGTCTGAGCTGCCCGAAGGCTTCGACACGGGAACAGATTGGCAACTGCTGCGGTTGCCGGTAGACGTGCGCGGCGCACAGGTCGGGCGGGGTAGACTCGGACACGCGGAGCGGGACCCTGTTGCCGCAGGTCGGAAGAGTTGA